In the genome of Tachysurus vachellii isolate PV-2020 chromosome 9, HZAU_Pvac_v1, whole genome shotgun sequence, one region contains:
- the LOC132851836 gene encoding galectin-4-like isoform X2 — translation MAFVAPPGYQPLYNPTIPYVGPISGGLRAGMSIYIQGKIQHHINRFHVNLQCGEFDGCDIAFHFNPRFDLWDKVIFNTFQNGAWEGEEKVREMPFSKGEHFELVIVVNSEGYQVNVNGREFYLFQHRMPLDRVCAIEIGGDVSIDTINLIGGMQGMGGGNMGYPGGNLPVMGLQPIFNPDIPYSNMIPGGMVPKRTIIIRGMVPYQADRFWINFLVGGSRNIAFHLNPRIREGVVVRNCQIDGSWGNEEVDINFNPFQEGQYFEISIRCSEEKFKVYANGQHMCNFHHRLRPYNQIDMLEVGGDVQLSYIHY, via the exons ATGGCTTTTGTAGCACCACCAGGCTACCAGCCTTTGTATAATCCA acTATCCCATATGTAGGTCCTATCAGTGGTGGACTTAGAGCAGGAATGTCCATCTATATCCAGGGAAAGATTCAACATCATATTAACAG GTTTCATGTGAATCTGCAGTGTGGTGAATTTGATGGATGTGACATCGCTTTTCATTTTAACCCTCGTTTTGACCTCTGGGACAAAGTGATCTTCAACACTTTCCAGAATGGAGCATGGGAAGGAGAGGAGAAAGTCAGAGAGATGCCGTTCAGCAAGGGAGAGCATTTCGAATTGGTCATTGTCGTCAACTCAGAGGGCTATCAG GTGAACGTGAATGGCAGAGAATTCTACCTATTTCAGCACAGAATGCCTCTCGATCGAGTGTGTGCCATAGAGATTGGCGGAGATGTGTCCATTGACACTATCAACCTCATTGGG ggCATGCAAGGCATGGGG GGAGGAAACATGGGATATCCAGGAGGGAATCTTCCA GTAATGGGATTGCAGCCTATCTTCAACCCT GACATTCCCTATTCAAATATGATTCCCGGTGGGATGGTACCCAAGAGGACCATTATCATTAGAGGCATGGTGCCTTATCAAGCTGACAG GTTTTGGATTAATTTTCTAGTTGGAGGCTCACGAAACATTGCCTTTCACCTCAACCCTCGAATTAGAGAAGGAGTGGTAGTCCGTAACTGCCAGATTGATGGCTCCTGGGGTAATGAAGAAGTCGATATCAACTTCAACCCCTTTCAGGAGGGACAGTACTTTGAG ATCTCCATTCGCTGTTCTGAAGAGAAGTTCAAGGTGTATGCAAACGGGCAGCACATGTGCAATTTCCACCACCGCCTCCGGCCTTACAATCAGATCGACATGCTGGAGGTTGGAGGAGACGTCCAGCTCTCATACATCCATTACTGA
- the LOC132851836 gene encoding galectin-4-like isoform X1, whose protein sequence is MAFVAPPGYQPLYNPTIPYVGPISGGLRAGMSIYIQGKIQHHINRFHVNLQCGEFDGCDIAFHFNPRFDLWDKVIFNTFQNGAWEGEEKVREMPFSKGEHFELVIVVNSEGYQVNVNGREFYLFQHRMPLDRVCAIEIGGDVSIDTINLIGGMQGMGGGFQGGMGGGIGGGYPGGGAGGFYPGGGMGGSYPGGGMGGMGGGNMGYPGGNLPVMGLQPIFNPDIPYSNMIPGGMVPKRTIIIRGMVPYQADRFWINFLVGGSRNIAFHLNPRIREGVVVRNCQIDGSWGNEEVDINFNPFQEGQYFEISIRCSEEKFKVYANGQHMCNFHHRLRPYNQIDMLEVGGDVQLSYIHY, encoded by the exons ATGGCTTTTGTAGCACCACCAGGCTACCAGCCTTTGTATAATCCA acTATCCCATATGTAGGTCCTATCAGTGGTGGACTTAGAGCAGGAATGTCCATCTATATCCAGGGAAAGATTCAACATCATATTAACAG GTTTCATGTGAATCTGCAGTGTGGTGAATTTGATGGATGTGACATCGCTTTTCATTTTAACCCTCGTTTTGACCTCTGGGACAAAGTGATCTTCAACACTTTCCAGAATGGAGCATGGGAAGGAGAGGAGAAAGTCAGAGAGATGCCGTTCAGCAAGGGAGAGCATTTCGAATTGGTCATTGTCGTCAACTCAGAGGGCTATCAG GTGAACGTGAATGGCAGAGAATTCTACCTATTTCAGCACAGAATGCCTCTCGATCGAGTGTGTGCCATAGAGATTGGCGGAGATGTGTCCATTGACACTATCAACCTCATTGGG ggCATGCAAGGCATGGGG GGAGGATTTCAAGGAGGAATGGGAGGTGGCATTGGG GGAGGATATCCGGGAGGTGGAGCTGGG GGATTTTATCCTGGTGGTGGAATGGGG GGAAGTTATCCAGGAGGTGGAATGGGTGGCATgggg GGAGGAAACATGGGATATCCAGGAGGGAATCTTCCA GTAATGGGATTGCAGCCTATCTTCAACCCT GACATTCCCTATTCAAATATGATTCCCGGTGGGATGGTACCCAAGAGGACCATTATCATTAGAGGCATGGTGCCTTATCAAGCTGACAG GTTTTGGATTAATTTTCTAGTTGGAGGCTCACGAAACATTGCCTTTCACCTCAACCCTCGAATTAGAGAAGGAGTGGTAGTCCGTAACTGCCAGATTGATGGCTCCTGGGGTAATGAAGAAGTCGATATCAACTTCAACCCCTTTCAGGAGGGACAGTACTTTGAG ATCTCCATTCGCTGTTCTGAAGAGAAGTTCAAGGTGTATGCAAACGGGCAGCACATGTGCAATTTCCACCACCGCCTCCGGCCTTACAATCAGATCGACATGCTGGAGGTTGGAGGAGACGTCCAGCTCTCATACATCCATTACTGA